One region of Miscanthus floridulus cultivar M001 chromosome 19, ASM1932011v1, whole genome shotgun sequence genomic DNA includes:
- the LOC136525444 gene encoding expansin-A17-like: protein MASRAPVIAVVAAVIMAAHLASGSGYDQAAAPFTTSDWQEGSATFYYLEYAYYACMCYAFAALHGNDHWNACRGGACGYGANDIQSLYSTRTAALSTPLFASGSGCGQCYELRCVNSRWCNPGSPSVVVTGTNLCPPNWNLPSDNGGWCNPPRQHFDMAPPSFLILAPRVAGIVPVQFRRVPCQRSGGVRFYVQGNYYWLLLYVMNVGGSGDFGDLAVKRAGEPDCNYVPASRNWGITYQVFAALGNTRGLVVRTTSYSSPRKTIVVDDAITAWWSTGLSYQGSNNFY, encoded by the exons atGGCGTCGAGAGCTCCGGTGATCGCCGTCGTCGCGGCCGTGATCATGGCGGCACACCTCGCGAGCGGCAGCGGCTATGACCAGGCCGCCGCGCCCTTCACGACGTCGGACTGGCAAGAAGGCAGCGCCACGTTCTACTACTTGGAGTATGCAT actatgcatgtatgtgttatGCCTTTGCGGCTTTGCATGGAAATGATCATTGGAACGCATGCAGAGGCGGCGCGTGCGGCTACGGCGCCAATGACATCCAGTCGCTCTACTCGACGCGCACGGCGGCGCTGAGCACGCCGCTGTTCGCGAGCGGCAGCGGGTGCGGGCAGTGCTACGAGCTGCGGTGCGTGAACTCCCGGTGGTGCAACCCGGGTTCGCCGTCCGTCGTGGTCACCGGCACCAACCTGTGCCCGCCCAACTGGAATCTCCCCAGCGACAACGGCGGGTGGTGCAACCCGCCGCGGCAGCACTTCGACATGGCGCCGCCGTCGTTCCTGATCCTCGCGCCACGGGTGGCGGGCATCGTCCCCGTGCAGTTCCGCCGCGTGCCATGCCAGCGCTCCGGCGGGGTCAGGTTCTACGTGCAGGGCAACTACTACTGGCTCTTGCTCTACGTCATGAACGTCGGCGGCAGCGGTGACTTCGGCGACCTAGCCGTCAAGAGGGCCGGCGAGCCGGACTGCAACTACGTGCCCGCGTCGCGCAACTGGGGCATCACGTACCAGGTGTTCGCCGCGCTCGGCAACACCCGGGGCCTCGTCGTCAGGACGACCAGCTACAGCTCGCCGCGGAAGACCATCGTCGTCGACGACGCCATCACCGCCTGGTGGTCCACTGGACTCTCCTACCAGGGATCCAACAACTTCTATTGA